Part of the Cellulomonas hominis genome, CCCGGGCGAGGGCGACCGAGTACGCCACGAGGGCGATCGTGAACGCGGTCGCGGCGCCCCACACGAGCAGGGTGCTGATGTCGCCGAGCGGCATGTCCTCCACCTTCCGGGTCAGGCGGTGGGCCGGTCCTCCGCCGCGCGGAGCCGGTCCACCGCCCGGTCGAGCTCCGCCTGCAGGCCCACGTCGTCGCCGCGCGCCAGGGCGGCGGCGGTGACCACTGTACGACCTGACCCGGGACCTTGGTCCCCGTCACCGGCGCCGTCGGCCCGCAGCCGGAGCCAGACCCGGCGCCGCGGCACGAACAGCGACGCGGCCAGGCCGGCGAACGCGAGCAGCGCGAACGCCAGCACCCAGCCGAGCGACGGGTCGTGCCGCAGGTCCAGCGCGACGAACCGCGGCAGCGACTCGAACGTGAGGGTGCCGAGGCCGTCCGGCAGGTCCACGGTCTCGCCGGGCCGCACGTAGAGCGTCACCGGCCGGCCGTCGGCGTCGACCGCCTGGGTCAGGCCGGACTCGTCGAGCTGGTAGACGTTCTGCGGGATGCCGTCGTCGAGCCCGAGGTCGCCGGTCCACACCGCGAGCGCGAGCAGCGGGTCGCCCGGCTGCGGGTCGACCGAGCGCCACAGCTCCTCGCCGAGCTGCTCGGCCGTCGGGAGCAGCACGCCCTGCAGGCCGATCTGCGGGCCGGTCGTCACGTCGGGCACCTTGATGACGCCCTGCGACGTGTACACCGTGTCCTGGGGGAGGAACGGCACGGCACCCGCGAACACCACCGTCCCCGAGGCGTCGCGGACGGTGACCTGCGGGGCGTAGCCGTTGCCCTGCAGGTAGACCTTCGCGCCGCCGGCGACGAGCGGGTGGTTGACCTTGATCGTCTCGGCGACCGGGTCGGCCCCGGGCTCCGTGAGGGTCACGTGCGCGGTGAAGTCGCGCGACTGCAGGGTGTCCGGGTCGAAGCGGGACTCGAAGGAGTCCAGCCGCAGCGCGAACGGCTCCAGCGTCGCCGGGTCGAACGCGCTGCCGGCCTCGAACGAGTCGTAGTCGCTCTGGGTGTTCGCGAACGCCCGGTCCTCGACGACGATCGCCTGCCCCCGGTAGTGCAGCAGCTGCCCGGTCGCGACCGACACGAGCAGGCCCACCAGCGCGAGGTGGAACACGAGGTTCCCGGTCTCGCGCAGGTAGCCGCGCTCGGCGGCCACGCTCCACGTCCCGGAGCCCTCGTCGCGGACGTCCACGCGGAACCGGCGCCACCAGCCCGGCCCGCGGAGCGCGACCACGGCCCGCGCGGCCACCCGCTCCGGGGTGCCGTCGACCGTCAGCGACGCCTGGGCCGGGAACCGGTCGAACCGGCGCGGGGCGCGCGGCGGCCGTCCCCGCATCGCGCGCAGGTGGGTCCGGCTGCGCGGCAGGATGCAGCCGACCAGCGAGACGAACAGCAGCAGGTAGATCGCCGAGAACCACACCGAGGCGTAGACGTCGAAGAACCCGAGGCGGTCCAGCAGCGGGCCGAGGTCCGGGTGGTCGGTGAGGTACGTGGCGACGGCGGCCGGGTCCTGCGGGCGCTGCGGGAACACCGTGCCCGGCACGGCCGCCACCGCGAGCAGCATGAGCAGCAGCAGGGCGACCCGCATCGAGGTGAGCTGCCGCCAGCCCCAGCGCAGCCAGCCGACCACGCCGATCGCGGGGAGCTGCGGGGCGCCGCCGCCGGGGGCCGGGGCCGCCGCGGGAGGGGGCGCCGAGAACGCGTCCTCGAGCCCCTCGGGCCGGTAGTCGGGGGTGGTCCGCTCGTGCGTCATCCTCACACCGCCGGCACGAACGGCTCGGCACCGGTGAGCAGGCCCTGCAGCCAGCTCGCCCAGGTGGACCACAGGCCGGTGACCAGCGCGAGCCCGAGCAGGATCAGCAGCCCGCCGCCGACCCGCATCACCGCGAGCCGGTGCCGGGCCAGCCAGTCCAGGGCGCGCCGGCTGCGCTGGAGGCCGAGGGCGACGGCGACGAACGGCAGCCCGAGGCCCGCGCAGAACGCCAGCGCCAGCAGCGCGCCGCGACCGGGCGAGCCGCCGTCGAGCGACAGCAGGAGGATCGCCGCCAGGGTCGGGCCGATGCACGGCGTCCAGCCGATGCCGAACGTCACGCCCAGCACCGGGGCGCCCCACAGGCCCGCGCGCGGCGCGAGCAGCGTCCGGCGGTCCTGCTGCAGGAACGGCACCAGCCCGAGGAATGCCAGGCCCATGACGACGACGAGCACGCCGAGCACGCGGGACAGCGGGTCCTGCCAGCGCAGCAGGAACGACCCGAGCGTCCCGGCCAGCGACCCGTAGGCGAGGAACACCGCGGTGAAGCCGGCCACGAACAGCAGCACGCCGAGCACGAGGCGGCCGCGGGAGGGCGCCTCAGGCGGGGCCGCGGGGGCCGTCGAGGGGGCCGCGGTCAGCGAGGGCTGCGCGGGCAGGTGCGCGGCGAGGTCGAGCGGGGCGCCGGACCCGGCGGGCACCCGCGCCCGGCCCGGCGCGGACGCCGCGGACATCCCGCCCAGGTACCCGACGTACGCGGGGACCAGCGGCAGGACGCACGGGGACGCGAACGACACGAGACCGGCGAGCACGGCGACCGGCACGGCGGCCAGCAGCGATCCCGACACCGCGGCCTGCGCGAACGAGTCCCCCACGCCGGCGAGCATCACGCGCCGTCCTCGGCCAGCACCTCGTCGACGAGGGCGCGCAGCGTCGACCCCTCCGCCAGCCCGACGATCCGCGCGGCGACCATGCCCTCCCGGTCGAGGACGACGGTGGTCGGAGTCGCCTGGATCGGCACGACGCCCTGCAGCGCGGCGACCGCGCGCTTCTCGCGGTCGTCGATGCTCGGGTACGGGACGTCGAACGTCTCCTGGAACGACAGGGCGGTGCCGGCGTCGTCCACGCCGTTGATGCCGAGCACCCGCACGCCCTGGTCGGCGTAGTCGCTCGCGAGGTCCGCCAGGTCGGGGGCCTCCGCGCGGCACGGCGGGCACTGCGCGTACCAGGTGTTCAGCACGACGACGTCGCCCTGCCAGTCCGCGGTGTCCACGGCCTCGCCGGCGAAGTCCGTGCCGGCGACCTCGACCGGGCCCTGCCGCTCCCCGACGCCCCACTGGCTCACGGTGCCGTCGCCCGAGACGTAGCCCTGGTCCGCGACGTCGTCGCCCGCGGTCCCGGCGGCGTCCCCGCCGGAGCACGCCGCGAGCAGCCCCGCGACGGCCAGCGCCGCCGCGACCCCCCGTGCCCCCCGGGTCCTCATGCCCCCGCCACGGCGGACGCGCCGGGCAGCAGGTCGGCGGCCGGCTCGGTGTAGCCGATCCGCACCAGGCGGTCGTCCTCGTAGACCAGGCTGGTCAACGACGCGAGCGAGCACTGCCGGCGACGCGGGTCGTGCCACAGCCGGCGGTCCTCGAGCGCGAGCCGGGTGACCCAGATCGGGAGCTGGTGGCTGACCAGCACCGCCTCGTGGCCGCGCGCGGCCTCGCGGGCCCGGTCGACGACGCCGAGCACCCGGGCGACCTGCTCGCGGTACGGCTCGCCCCAGGACGGCCGGAACGGGTTGACCAGCAGCGGCCAGTGCCGCGGGTGCCGCAGCGAGCCGTCGCCGACGCCGAACGTCAGGCCCTGGAACTGGTTCTCCGCCTCCAGCAGGCCCTCGTCCGTGGTGACCGGCAGGTCGAGGGCGGCCGCGAGCGGGGCGGCGGTCTCCTGGGCCCGCTGCAGCGGGGAGGCCACCAGCACGGTGACGTCGCGCCGCGGCGCGCCGAGGTCCCCGGCGAGGTGGGCGGCCACCCGCTCGGCCATCTGCTGCCCGCGCTCGGACAGGTGGTAGCCGGGCAGGCGCCCGTAGAGCACGCCGGTGGGGTTGTGCACCTCGCCGTGCCGCATCAGGTGGATGGTGGTCGCGACCATGGGGTCAGTC contains:
- the resB gene encoding cytochrome c biogenesis protein ResB, yielding MTHERTTPDYRPEGLEDAFSAPPPAAAPAPGGGAPQLPAIGVVGWLRWGWRQLTSMRVALLLLMLLAVAAVPGTVFPQRPQDPAAVATYLTDHPDLGPLLDRLGFFDVYASVWFSAIYLLLFVSLVGCILPRSRTHLRAMRGRPPRAPRRFDRFPAQASLTVDGTPERVAARAVVALRGPGWWRRFRVDVRDEGSGTWSVAAERGYLRETGNLVFHLALVGLLVSVATGQLLHYRGQAIVVEDRAFANTQSDYDSFEAGSAFDPATLEPFALRLDSFESRFDPDTLQSRDFTAHVTLTEPGADPVAETIKVNHPLVAGGAKVYLQGNGYAPQVTVRDASGTVVFAGAVPFLPQDTVYTSQGVIKVPDVTTGPQIGLQGVLLPTAEQLGEELWRSVDPQPGDPLLALAVWTGDLGLDDGIPQNVYQLDESGLTQAVDADGRPVTLYVRPGETVDLPDGLGTLTFESLPRFVALDLRHDPSLGWVLAFALLAFAGLAASLFVPRRRVWLRLRADGAGDGDQGPGSGRTVVTAAALARGDDVGLQAELDRAVDRLRAAEDRPTA
- a CDS encoding cytochrome c biogenesis CcdA family protein, which codes for MLAGVGDSFAQAAVSGSLLAAVPVAVLAGLVSFASPCVLPLVPAYVGYLGGMSAASAPGRARVPAGSGAPLDLAAHLPAQPSLTAAPSTAPAAPPEAPSRGRLVLGVLLFVAGFTAVFLAYGSLAGTLGSFLLRWQDPLSRVLGVLVVVMGLAFLGLVPFLQQDRRTLLAPRAGLWGAPVLGVTFGIGWTPCIGPTLAAILLLSLDGGSPGRGALLALAFCAGLGLPFVAVALGLQRSRRALDWLARHRLAVMRVGGGLLILLGLALVTGLWSTWASWLQGLLTGAEPFVPAV
- a CDS encoding TlpA family protein disulfide reductase; translation: MRTRGARGVAAALAVAGLLAACSGGDAAGTAGDDVADQGYVSGDGTVSQWGVGERQGPVEVAGTDFAGEAVDTADWQGDVVVLNTWYAQCPPCRAEAPDLADLASDYADQGVRVLGINGVDDAGTALSFQETFDVPYPSIDDREKRAVAALQGVVPIQATPTTVVLDREGMVAARIVGLAEGSTLRALVDEVLAEDGA
- a CDS encoding histidine phosphatase family protein codes for the protein MVATTIHLMRHGEVHNPTGVLYGRLPGYHLSERGQQMAERVAAHLAGDLGAPRRDVTVLVASPLQRAQETAAPLAAALDLPVTTDEGLLEAENQFQGLTFGVGDGSLRHPRHWPLLVNPFRPSWGEPYREQVARVLGVVDRAREAARGHEAVLVSHQLPIWVTRLALEDRRLWHDPRRRQCSLASLTSLVYEDDRLVRIGYTEPAADLLPGASAVAGA